The proteins below come from a single Parazoarcus communis genomic window:
- a CDS encoding DUF3348 domain-containing protein produces the protein MTQALPRTSFTRSGLVRALADLAAEDVPESRQSFAERVGQWLDFKDALPLYSVLNPGTSGAAVQGSATASPEYAALREEFDRVRAALADSIVADGVFRPGKARIELPTPVPNAPVESAAEFSPYRRYYLAHQRDMQAGIAPLRTSARAALSRHSPALQHLAALDAVLDQALATRERTLLSTVTSLLAKRFEHLYAAHQAAQVEAQAEDDPSRWMEPGGWLAVFCREMQTVLLAELDTRLQPVAGLIEALHNEVTG, from the coding sequence ATGACGCAAGCGTTGCCGCGTACAAGTTTCACTCGCTCAGGGCTGGTTCGTGCGCTTGCGGACCTGGCCGCAGAGGACGTTCCGGAGTCCCGGCAGTCCTTCGCCGAACGAGTCGGCCAGTGGCTGGACTTCAAGGACGCGCTTCCCCTGTACTCGGTGCTCAATCCGGGAACATCGGGGGCCGCGGTGCAAGGGTCGGCCACGGCGTCGCCTGAGTATGCAGCGCTGCGGGAGGAGTTCGACCGCGTACGCGCCGCGCTGGCAGATTCGATTGTCGCCGATGGCGTGTTCAGGCCGGGCAAGGCTCGCATAGAATTGCCGACCCCGGTGCCAAATGCACCGGTGGAAAGCGCGGCCGAGTTTTCGCCCTACAGGCGCTACTACCTCGCGCACCAGCGCGACATGCAGGCAGGCATTGCTCCTTTGCGCACCAGCGCGCGGGCGGCACTGTCGCGCCACTCGCCCGCGCTCCAGCACCTTGCCGCACTGGATGCGGTGCTCGACCAGGCGCTGGCGACGCGCGAACGCACCCTGCTGTCGACAGTGACCTCCCTGCTGGCAAAGCGCTTCGAGCACTTGTACGCGGCCCATCAGGCGGCACAAGTCGAAGCGCAGGCGGAGGACGACCCCTCGCGCTGGATGGAACCCGGCGGGTGGCTTGCGGTGTTCTGCAGGGAAATGCAGACCGTACTGCTGGCAGAACTGGACACTCGACTGCAGCCGGTTGCCGGCCTGATCGAGGCACTCCATAACGAAGTAACGGGATAG
- a CDS encoding MFS transporter: protein MKKNLWLLAIAQGLFLTNNVVFIAINGLVGLTLAPLAWMATLPVMGYVVGAALSTGLVARSQRRWGRKASFQLGLVVALFTVLLCAVALYMRSFWLLVAGTVIAGYYSANGQLYRFAAAELAPPSFREKAVSLVLAGGLIGAVAGPNLASQTRETMDTPFLGSYLALAVVAVISMAVMSRIRFPAEPVKVAGSDQGRPLREIIRQPVFIVSTIGAALGYGVMNLLMAATPLAMDVCGMPFSDAALVLEWHVIGMFAPGFFTGHLIKRFGVLQIMGVGVLLNAACIAVALSGQDLHQFLIGLFMLGVGWNFLFTGSTTLAMQAYRPEEKDRAQAAINFAVFATMALTSFASGALVTTQGWTLLNVGSLIPVALTGAALVWLALRQRSEARQPA from the coding sequence ATGAAGAAGAATCTCTGGCTGCTGGCCATCGCCCAGGGCCTGTTCCTGACCAACAACGTGGTCTTCATTGCCATTAACGGCCTGGTTGGCCTGACGCTGGCACCGCTGGCGTGGATGGCGACACTGCCGGTGATGGGCTATGTGGTTGGTGCTGCGCTGTCGACCGGGCTGGTCGCGCGCAGCCAGCGGCGCTGGGGGCGCAAGGCATCGTTCCAGCTCGGACTGGTGGTGGCCCTGTTCACCGTGCTGCTGTGCGCCGTGGCCTTGTACATGCGCAGTTTCTGGCTGCTGGTGGCGGGAACGGTGATTGCCGGCTATTACAGCGCCAATGGCCAGCTCTACCGCTTTGCCGCCGCCGAACTGGCGCCGCCGTCGTTTCGCGAGAAAGCCGTGTCGCTCGTGCTGGCAGGCGGGCTGATCGGTGCGGTGGCCGGGCCCAATCTGGCCAGTCAGACACGTGAAACCATGGACACGCCTTTTCTCGGCTCCTACCTCGCACTGGCGGTTGTCGCGGTGATCTCCATGGCGGTGATGTCCCGAATCCGGTTTCCGGCAGAGCCGGTGAAGGTCGCCGGCAGCGACCAGGGGCGTCCGCTGCGCGAGATCATCCGCCAGCCGGTGTTCATCGTATCGACGATCGGCGCAGCGCTCGGATATGGGGTGATGAACCTGCTGATGGCGGCGACGCCGCTGGCCATGGACGTGTGCGGCATGCCGTTCTCGGATGCGGCACTGGTGCTGGAATGGCACGTCATCGGCATGTTCGCGCCCGGCTTTTTCACCGGCCACCTGATCAAGCGCTTTGGCGTGCTGCAGATCATGGGGGTGGGCGTGCTGCTCAATGCAGCGTGTATCGCCGTCGCACTGTCCGGCCAGGATCTGCATCAGTTCCTCATCGGCCTGTTCATGCTCGGCGTGGGATGGAACTTTCTGTTTACCGGCAGCACAACCCTGGCAATGCAGGCCTACCGCCCCGAGGAGAAAGACCGGGCACAGGCCGCGATCAACTTTGCCGTGTTCGCAACGATGGCGCTGACCTCCTTCGCCTCGGGCGCGCTGGTCACCACGCAGGGCTGGACCCTGCTGAACGTCGGCTCGCTGATTCCGGTGGCACTGACCGGCGCGGCCCTGGTGTGGCTGGCCCTGCGCCAGCGCAGCGAGGCACGACAGCCTGCATGA
- a CDS encoding endonuclease/exonuclease/phosphatase family protein, whose amino-acid sequence MTAALLNRLGHGLRASMRMRFDAAAFGLGASSVGALSAPLTRLLSDESGTFAWLVDLIAHWQWLYVVAGGVCAAILLRRRPAVLVLLASGLIGIGWSGATTRADSATPGSGPALTIATANLELGQASLDDLAHWIGGLGADLVVLQEVSKEAARRIAQWQDYPHQLVTADEGPFGLAILSRTPLTGSEALESLQQPLRYRSFISWQGHRIGISAIHPMPPINPTYHQRRVEMLTEEAQWSQLVSAPSIVAGDLNSTPWSSALASVAPAGLLRATGLRPTWPAILPVIPIDHILINDAWQVVESGVGPNIGSDHRPAFAVLSLKAQAIHAE is encoded by the coding sequence ATGACGGCTGCGCTACTGAACAGGCTCGGACACGGGCTTCGCGCCAGCATGCGGATGCGATTCGACGCCGCTGCATTCGGACTGGGTGCGAGCAGCGTGGGGGCGCTATCCGCTCCGCTGACCCGATTGCTCTCCGATGAGTCCGGCACCTTCGCATGGCTTGTCGATCTCATTGCCCACTGGCAATGGCTGTATGTCGTCGCGGGAGGCGTTTGTGCGGCCATCCTGCTGCGAAGGCGACCGGCCGTGCTCGTATTGCTGGCGAGCGGACTGATCGGCATCGGATGGTCTGGCGCGACCACACGCGCCGACAGCGCAACGCCCGGCTCAGGTCCGGCCCTGACGATTGCCACCGCAAACCTCGAGCTCGGACAGGCCAGTCTCGATGACCTGGCTCACTGGATCGGCGGCCTCGGCGCCGACCTGGTCGTGCTGCAGGAGGTCAGCAAGGAGGCCGCGCGGCGGATCGCTCAATGGCAGGACTATCCGCACCAGCTGGTCACGGCGGACGAGGGTCCGTTCGGGCTCGCCATCCTCTCCCGAACCCCGCTGACGGGCAGCGAGGCGCTGGAATCCCTGCAGCAACCGCTGCGCTATCGCAGCTTCATCTCCTGGCAGGGCCATCGCATCGGGATTTCGGCCATCCATCCCATGCCGCCCATCAATCCGACCTACCATCAGCGGCGCGTGGAGATGCTGACAGAAGAAGCCCAGTGGTCGCAGCTTGTCTCAGCCCCGAGCATTGTCGCGGGCGATCTCAATTCAACGCCGTGGTCCTCTGCATTGGCTTCGGTCGCACCCGCCGGGCTGCTGCGTGCAACAGGGCTGCGGCCAACATGGCCTGCAATACTCCCGGTGATACCGATCGACCACATCCTGATCAACGATGCCTGGCAGGTCGTCGAGTCTGGCGTCGGTCCAAACATCGGGTCGGACCACCGGCCGGCATTCGCCGTGCTGAGCCTCAAGGCGCAGGCAATACACGCGGAATAG
- a CDS encoding SIR2 family NAD-dependent protein deacylase, with amino-acid sequence MNHLSSTPGIDNSPAHAFPAALLAALREAKHVVVLSGAGVSAESGVPTFRDAMTGLWSRFDPAELATPEAFERDPELVWGWYEWRRMRALQAQPNPAHLAIAGMSDHLPQLTLVTQNVDDLHERAGSDTVIHLHGSLHQPRCATCGRSHAFPDEMPNEPEGGRRLPPPRCTRCRGLIRPGVVWFGESLPEGAFYQAQEAAENCDLLISVGTSSLVYPAAGLPHLAKAHGSQLVQINPQPTNLDGHATWNIVGAAGKILPALVAAAWEMDTLAAPTQRPARQR; translated from the coding sequence GTGAATCACCTTTCCTCGACGCCCGGTATCGACAACAGCCCAGCGCACGCCTTTCCGGCCGCGCTCTTGGCCGCGCTGCGTGAGGCAAAACACGTCGTCGTCCTCTCCGGTGCGGGCGTTTCCGCGGAGAGTGGTGTCCCCACTTTTCGCGATGCGATGACGGGGCTCTGGTCCAGATTCGATCCCGCAGAACTCGCCACGCCCGAAGCGTTCGAGCGCGACCCTGAGCTGGTGTGGGGCTGGTACGAATGGCGGCGGATGCGCGCACTGCAGGCACAGCCGAATCCCGCACACCTGGCGATTGCCGGGATGTCGGATCATCTGCCGCAACTCACCCTGGTGACGCAGAACGTGGATGACCTGCACGAGCGCGCGGGCAGCGACACGGTGATTCACCTGCACGGCAGCCTTCATCAGCCCCGCTGCGCCACATGTGGTCGATCGCATGCATTTCCCGACGAAATGCCGAACGAACCCGAAGGCGGACGGCGCCTTCCGCCACCGCGCTGCACCCGCTGTCGCGGGCTGATCAGGCCTGGCGTGGTCTGGTTTGGCGAGTCGCTGCCCGAGGGCGCTTTCTATCAGGCCCAAGAGGCCGCAGAGAATTGCGACCTGTTGATCAGCGTCGGGACATCGTCACTCGTCTACCCCGCCGCCGGCCTGCCCCACCTAGCCAAGGCGCATGGGTCACAGCTCGTCCAGATCAATCCCCAGCCGACGAATCTCGATGGACACGCAACATGGAACATCGTCGGCGCTGCCGGCAAGATCCTGCCGGCGCTTGTCGCTGCCGCATGGGAGATGGACACGCTCGCGGCGCCAACCCAGCGGCCTGCCCGCCAGCGCTGA
- a CDS encoding SLC13 family permease gives MATEKPGVHAHDEDVLAPGDQRNPEYKERPPVSNHPLNGLRLAGLLAGPIVAILLLLAPEPEGMPTEAWRLVAMAVWMVIWWLSESVPIPATALLPIVLMPLLGIDKIGPVAANYGHPLIYLFLGGFLLAAGMQRVGLHRRIALRIVGVVGSSPSRIILGFMIATAFLSMWISNTATTIMMYAVGLSVIDFVARKTDDEAMVRNFGVALMLAIAYSASIGGVGTLIGTPPNALLASFLQNTYKIEISFFSWMLIGVPVVAVMLPFAWLILTRLLFPAHRIAIDDPGSVVERELAALGSMSRGEKLVGIVFLGAAASWILRGPLAKLTGLPLDDTIIALTAALLLFAVPISRARGEFALDWEAARNVPWGVLLLFGGGLALASGFGSTGLAKWIGGAVAGVEISTIMLVLLVTVAIVYLTEITSNTASTATFLPILGAVAVGLGLDPRILTVPVALAASMAFMMPVATPPNAIVFSYEKMKLSDMVRAGFLLNLVAIAASFGLFVLLGGFVFGLKF, from the coding sequence ATGGCCACCGAGAAGCCGGGCGTTCACGCCCATGACGAGGACGTCCTCGCACCGGGAGATCAGCGCAACCCCGAGTACAAGGAGCGTCCGCCGGTTTCGAACCATCCGCTGAACGGACTGCGCCTGGCGGGCCTGCTGGCCGGGCCGATCGTCGCCATCCTGCTGCTGCTCGCGCCGGAGCCCGAAGGCATGCCGACCGAGGCATGGCGCCTGGTGGCGATGGCGGTGTGGATGGTGATCTGGTGGCTCAGCGAGTCGGTACCGATCCCGGCGACTGCGCTGCTCCCCATCGTGCTGATGCCACTGCTTGGCATCGACAAGATCGGCCCGGTGGCAGCCAATTACGGACACCCCCTGATTTACCTGTTCCTGGGCGGCTTCCTGCTCGCCGCGGGGATGCAGCGGGTGGGTCTGCACCGCAGGATCGCGCTGAGGATCGTCGGCGTGGTCGGCTCGTCGCCTTCGCGAATCATCCTGGGCTTCATGATCGCGACGGCGTTTCTTTCGATGTGGATCTCGAATACCGCGACCACCATCATGATGTATGCAGTGGGCCTCTCGGTGATCGATTTCGTCGCCCGCAAGACCGACGATGAGGCCATGGTCCGCAACTTCGGCGTCGCGCTGATGCTCGCCATCGCCTACAGCGCCTCCATCGGCGGGGTGGGCACGCTGATCGGCACGCCCCCCAACGCGCTGCTGGCGAGCTTTCTGCAGAACACGTACAAGATCGAGATCAGCTTCTTCAGCTGGATGCTGATTGGTGTGCCAGTCGTGGCGGTGATGTTGCCGTTTGCGTGGCTCATCCTGACCCGTCTGCTGTTTCCCGCTCACCGTATCGCCATCGATGACCCCGGAAGCGTGGTCGAGAGGGAACTCGCTGCGCTGGGCAGCATGTCGCGCGGCGAAAAGCTCGTAGGCATTGTCTTCCTGGGCGCGGCGGCCAGCTGGATACTCCGCGGCCCGCTGGCAAAGCTGACCGGCCTGCCCTTGGACGACACGATCATCGCGCTCACCGCCGCGCTGCTGCTCTTTGCGGTGCCGATTTCGCGCGCGCGCGGCGAGTTTGCGCTCGACTGGGAGGCGGCGCGAAACGTGCCCTGGGGCGTCCTGCTGCTGTTCGGCGGCGGACTGGCCCTGGCCAGCGGATTCGGCTCCACCGGGCTGGCAAAGTGGATCGGCGGTGCGGTGGCGGGGGTCGAGATCAGCACGATCATGCTCGTCCTGCTGGTAACCGTGGCCATCGTGTATCTGACTGAGATCACCTCCAATACCGCGTCTACGGCGACCTTCCTCCCGATCCTCGGCGCGGTGGCGGTGGGGCTCGGGCTCGATCCCCGGATCCTCACCGTTCCGGTTGCGCTGGCGGCGTCGATGGCCTTCATGATGCCGGTTGCCACACCGCCCAATGCGATCGTGTTCTCCTACGAGAAAATGAAGCTGAGCGATATGGTGCGGGCGGGCTTCCTGCTGAACCTGGTGGCCATCGCTGCGTCTTTCGGGCTCTTCGTTCTGCTGGGCGGCTTCGTTTTCGGCCTGAAGTTCTGA